One window of Haloarcula salinisoli genomic DNA carries:
- a CDS encoding GIY-YIG nuclease family protein — MTASRTKDDLWDSWVEETILADITDPATPDPVPMLDERGAELDMTDAYDEYRLGRGSGDYLYVLYLFDESKPGPAAIRPVYIGESGNVASRLLDHFRKLRDALPIADWTDDGSWGSFGKYDHIATVVDHADAPLCAWVIDTEDLETGPYGYPTYRHELEAKLVGLVHSSSRFDRIFANRDFVPNRVPQQMAQVGPAWVEYIHETPNSELARDVDGLPDTKAGLWDDWLSRTLCRDIADGESSDPIPLFATDENRVVELTERGGLKRSDAIDARIRQEGSKCVTADGVADDFEGLLYIMYQLDGDGTDPADLVPRYIGKAEAYGKKNAQSANFEEIAKERDATRAFARWGDGDYWHMGELSNTVFGRGEKKLSWASELFEQGTHQLEDQTYLWVRAWGPETSPGPYGYPATLAEVEPLLVGLAYAAAPGQLLNHNEVPDDAPANRREYTFEPAEE, encoded by the coding sequence ATGACTGCGTCGCGAACCAAAGACGATCTATGGGATTCGTGGGTTGAGGAGACGATACTGGCGGACATCACCGACCCAGCCACGCCCGACCCCGTCCCGATGCTCGACGAGCGTGGGGCCGAGCTGGATATGACCGACGCCTACGATGAGTATCGCCTGGGCCGGGGCAGTGGCGACTACCTCTATGTCCTCTACCTGTTCGACGAGTCAAAGCCTGGCCCAGCGGCCATCAGACCGGTCTACATCGGCGAGTCCGGCAACGTTGCGAGCCGGCTCCTCGACCACTTCCGGAAGCTCCGTGATGCCCTGCCCATTGCCGACTGGACCGATGATGGCTCGTGGGGTAGTTTCGGGAAGTACGACCACATTGCGACGGTGGTCGACCATGCGGACGCGCCCCTCTGTGCCTGGGTCATCGACACGGAGGATCTCGAGACTGGACCCTACGGCTACCCCACCTACAGACACGAACTGGAAGCGAAACTTGTCGGCCTCGTCCACTCGAGCTCACGTTTCGACCGGATTTTCGCCAACCGCGATTTCGTCCCGAACAGGGTTCCCCAGCAGATGGCGCAGGTCGGCCCAGCGTGGGTCGAGTACATCCATGAGACACCGAATTCCGAATTAGCGCGTGACGTCGACGGGCTGCCCGACACCAAAGCCGGCCTGTGGGACGACTGGCTCTCGCGGACACTCTGCCGGGATATCGCCGATGGCGAGAGTTCTGACCCCATTCCTCTGTTCGCGACCGACGAGAACCGCGTCGTCGAGTTGACCGAGCGGGGCGGGCTGAAGCGCAGCGACGCTATCGACGCACGCATCCGCCAGGAGGGCAGCAAGTGTGTCACCGCGGATGGGGTCGCGGATGATTTCGAGGGGCTGCTGTACATCATGTACCAGCTGGATGGCGATGGGACCGACCCAGCGGACCTCGTCCCGCGCTATATCGGGAAGGCCGAGGCCTACGGCAAGAAGAACGCACAGAGTGCGAACTTCGAGGAGATCGCCAAAGAGAGGGACGCCACCCGAGCGTTCGCCCGGTGGGGCGACGGCGACTACTGGCACATGGGGGAACTCTCGAACACCGTGTTCGGACGTGGGGAGAAGAAGCTGAGCTGGGCCAGCGAGCTGTTCGAGCAGGGTACCCATCAGCTAGAGGACCAGACCTACCTGTGGGTCCGGGCTTGGGGCCCAGAGACGTCTCCCGGGCCGTATGGCTACCCGGCGACGTTGGCCGAGGTCGAGCCGCTACTGGTCGGGTTGGCGTATGCGGCTGCACCAGGGCAGCTGTTGAACCACAATGAAGTGCCCGACGACGCACCGGCGAACCGGCGTGAGTACACGTTTGAGCCAGCCGAGGAGTGA
- a CDS encoding helix-turn-helix transcriptional regulator translates to MTETDPTHEEMHRPPDQWYDCTGFQRDLLLGIATHARLGQDAYGAALHEWLEARYPDDVNRSRVYTNLGHLDETGLVTRRPITDRKTAYELTDTARECLAAHGRLVEELDLPEMLPATPIE, encoded by the coding sequence ATGACCGAGACCGACCCCACCCACGAAGAGATGCATCGCCCGCCAGACCAGTGGTACGACTGCACGGGCTTCCAGCGGGACCTCCTGTTGGGCATCGCCACCCACGCCCGCCTCGGGCAGGACGCCTACGGCGCGGCCTTGCACGAGTGGCTCGAGGCCCGCTATCCCGACGACGTCAACCGCTCCAGAGTGTACACCAACCTCGGCCACCTCGACGAGACCGGCCTGGTCACACGCCGGCCGATCACCGACCGCAAGACCGCCTACGAACTCACCGACACAGCCCGAGAGTGTCTGGCGGCCCACGGCCGCCTCGTCGAGGAACTGGACCTGCCCGAGATGCTGCCCGCCACACCCATCGAGTAG
- a CDS encoding winged helix-turn-helix domain-containing protein — translation MTDEWDAVSYVISSRYRVAALDRLQTGPATPSLIADDTDLSIAHVSRALQELQEEELVTLLVSEDRRKGRVYGATEQGETVMETIDAQNMV, via the coding sequence ATGACCGACGAGTGGGATGCCGTCAGTTACGTCATCAGTTCCCGGTACCGTGTCGCTGCCCTCGACAGATTGCAGACGGGCCCAGCGACACCCTCACTCATCGCAGACGACACCGACCTGTCTATCGCGCACGTCTCGCGTGCCCTCCAGGAACTCCAAGAAGAGGAGTTGGTCACGTTACTAGTCTCTGAAGACCGTCGGAAAGGGCGTGTCTATGGGGCAACAGAGCAGGGAGAGACTGTCATGGAGACGATCGACGCCCAGAATATGGTGTGA
- a CDS encoding DUF6884 domain-containing protein: MSQEIGLVSCVKTKQDQPAPPKALYTSSYFRKMRAYAEQYHDDWWILSAKHGLLAPDGPSIEPYDETLSGAPVARKREWADQVAAQLAEHGLLSEDVTLVLHAGKDYYEELLPRIEDSGVTVEIPTEGLAIGETQAWYNEQL; the protein is encoded by the coding sequence ATGTCACAGGAGATCGGCCTCGTCAGTTGCGTCAAGACCAAACAGGACCAGCCAGCCCCACCGAAGGCCCTCTACACCTCCTCGTACTTCCGGAAGATGCGGGCCTACGCTGAACAGTACCACGACGACTGGTGGATTCTCTCGGCCAAACACGGCCTGCTAGCGCCTGACGGCCCGTCCATCGAACCGTACGACGAGACACTATCGGGCGCTCCGGTCGCACGGAAACGAGAGTGGGCCGATCAGGTGGCCGCCCAGCTGGCCGAGCACGGACTGCTCTCGGAGGACGTGACGCTCGTCTTGCATGCGGGGAAGGACTACTACGAGGAACTCCTCCCGAGGATCGAGGACAGCGGCGTGACAGTCGAGATACCGACCGAGGGATTGGCCATCGGCGAGACGCAGGCCTGGTACAATGAGCAGTTGTAA
- a CDS encoding HTH domain-containing protein, whose protein sequence is MCANHGNQQVSDEELLAAFDEIEGPFVTASELEDILPITRTAIHKRLCTLEEEGEVFRKKPTQRMVGWWREEDQEFSEI, encoded by the coding sequence ATGTGTGCCAACCACGGGAATCAGCAAGTTTCCGATGAAGAACTGCTGGCGGCATTCGATGAAATCGAGGGGCCATTTGTCACTGCCAGCGAGTTAGAGGATATTCTCCCAATTACCCGGACAGCGATACACAAACGCCTCTGTACCTTAGAGGAGGAAGGCGAGGTTTTCAGAAAGAAGCCGACACAGCGTATGGTTGGCTGGTGGCGCGAAGAGGATCAGGAGTTTTCCGAGATATAG
- a CDS encoding DUF7389 domain-containing protein, translating into MPDNNSPADEAQRDSHEATLGAPPETERIEHTDVGASVEARLKRGTGTRDEDTITITARGATAAAAAREFEYLLAQYEAEYGDRCRNIQPSKDGDG; encoded by the coding sequence ATGCCCGATAACAACTCCCCCGCCGACGAGGCACAGCGCGACAGTCACGAGGCCACGCTCGGGGCCCCACCCGAGACCGAACGGATCGAGCACACGGACGTCGGCGCCAGCGTCGAAGCCCGGCTCAAGCGTGGGACCGGCACCAGAGACGAGGATACGATCACGATCACCGCCCGGGGCGCGACGGCAGCAGCCGCTGCCCGGGAGTTCGAGTACCTGCTGGCGCAGTACGAGGCGGAGTACGGCGACCGGTGTCGGAACATCCAGCCCTCGAAAGACGGCGATGGGTAG